Within the Pseudomonas putida genome, the region TTCGATGCTTGAAGAACAGTGTGCCACTCGCATCAAAGAAGCTCACTCCACGGTTTCTGAGTTCGTCCCGCGCTCCTTTGCTGATGTGTTCGGCAAGGAAAATGGGCACCATGTCAGAAGCATTCTTCGTCCGGCTCTGATGCCCATGCAGATCCCACAGTGCATCCTTGATGTCCCGTGGATACGCTTCTTTCTTGATGGCGAATACTAGACGCCAGTCGCCCTCGGGGGTATTAAGGTGACCCATGGCATCCGGCTCCCAAGGCTCGCCCTCGGGATTGATCTTGATAGCTGACAGCGCTGATCCTGTGGCCTCCTCAAATGCCTCAGCGAAGGCGCTCATCAGCGGTTCATGCTTTTCGAAATCGTAATTCATTGCTACCCCTGCGCCGAAAGCTTGGACGAGCCTCCGTCCATTTCTTAGCTCAAAGCTACTCTAGATTTTAAAAAAATCAACGCTTGGTTCGGTTTTTGGCTCATTTTTCCTGAGCAGGAAATCAAGCGAAATGAGCCTTGGATTCGGCATTTTACCTATTTTCCTGATCAGGAAATCAAGTGAAATGACGTCTTGATTCCGTGCATTGGCTATTTTTCCTGTACAGGAAATCAAGAAAATCTAAAGAACGATATGGTTAACGTTTGTGATCGGCGTGGTTGTTTACACCGAGCGGCGGGGCGATGTGGTCCGCATCACCTCCGCCCGAAGGCCACCAAACAGGAGGCCAAACGCTATGTCGAAAGCATCGAAAACTGACTGGGAACGCCTGGCCAAGCTGGACGATCAGGACATCGACACCGGCGACATGCCCGAGTTGGGCGATGATTTCTTTCGCCGCGCCGAGCTGCGCGTGCCGGTGAAACAGGCGGTGACCATCCGCCTGGATGCCGATGTGCTGGAGTGGTTCAAGGGGCAAGGCGCGGGCTACCAGACGCGCATCAACCAACTGCTACACCGCGACATGCAGGCCCAACAGAGCCTACTGGACCGGACGCCCCCCTGGTACCTGACGATCAAGGCTCAGGCAACCTGCTGGAGGAGGAACGTGAGCGTTTCGCCCTCTTTCGTGTTGATCAGGTACATGGGATGCCTGCTGTGATGAGGGGTGTCCGCGATCGCGCCGGCACGGTAGCCCTGGTGATCACGCAGGTAGCAGATCAAGCCATGTTCCGTGAGCTCCAGCGGTTCGATCTTCCAGTAATCGGTGACTTCTGCCCGCTGGTAGAAGCCCAGGTATCCGTTCAGGCTCAGGCCAAGCTTTTTGGGCGGCTGCGCCGGGCCACTGAGGCTGATGTGATGGTGCAGACGGTCTTGCGTGCTCGAGTCGAAGGTGAAGTCCAGGCGTATGGAGGCCTGGTCGCCCCCAGCCATGAGCCAGTCGTCCTGCGGTGTGATCCCCCAGTGCCATTTGTCGCGGCGGGTGCTCAAGCGAAGGGGGACATACCTGTCGGTGGCCATTGCGTACAGATGGCCACTGAACGACCTGGCGTACCTGCTCTGAATTTCCGGGTCCATGTGCGAACCTCCAAGGTGGGTGGGATTGGCACCTTAATCTCCCGGGCAGGCCACGCTGGAGTCTGAACGCTTTCCTTCAGGTGTCGCTCTTGCTCTCCAGCAGCATGAACAGGCGGTACAGCACCACGGTGCTGAACAACTGCAGGAAGCCGAGCAGGCTGGCCGTGGCCAGCTCCAGGGCGGGAGCTGGCTCGGGGAAGGCAATCAGCAGCAGCCCGTCGATCAGCCAGATCGGTGCCAGCACCCCAAACACGCAGAGCATGATGCGCATGAAATGCCCAGTGGTCATGCGTGCGCTTTCGCGCATCGATTGCACCACCGGCAGGCCGCGCAGCACTAGCAGGTACTCGGCGAACACCAGGTTGATCATGATCCAGACCCCCGGGAAGACCAGCAGCATCAGCCCCGCCAAGATCAGTAGCGAGCTGATCATGATCAGCAGTGCCATCTGCGGCCATAGCTGCATGGCGCGGGCAAACAGCTCACGCTTGGGGATGTCCTGGCCGTTGCTGCGGGTATCGAGGTAAAGAATCAGCGCTGCACTGTAAAGCGGATAGAACAGCAGGCTCACCAGCATGCTGTAGGACAGTGAGGCCTGGTCGCCCAGCTGCCGCATCATCAGTTGGGTCACCAGGGCTTCGAGTACGATCAGCGGCAAGCACAGCGCAATGATGTTTGCCAGGTGGCGGCGGAAGAAGTACAGGGAGTCGCGAAAAACGCTCAGCGGATTCATCGGTCAACATCGCATGGCAGTAAAAGCAGGGGCCTAACTTTAGCCCAGAGCAGCCATTTGCTGAAAAAAGTTTCACCGTGCCAGTGATTGAATCCGCTGCTTGCGCGCCCCATCTTTGACATGTCCGATGTCCCGCTTCCCATGAGGTAGCCAATGAACACTGAAGAGCAAACCCTGATCGATGGCCTGTTTGGCCGCATCAAACAAGCCGAAGACCCCAGCCAGCCGCGTGATGCCCAGGCCCAGGCGCGCATCGAGGAACACCTGCGCGAGCAACCGGCGGCGCCTTACTACATGGCCCAGGCGATTTTGGTTCAGGAGGCTGCGCTCAAGCGCCTGGATGAACAGAACAAGCAACTGGAAGCCGAGCTCAAGCAGGCTCGTGCCCAGGCAGAGGCTTCTCGCAACAGCAGCGCCAGCAGTGGTGGCTTCCTCTCCAGCATCTTTGGCAACAGCGGGCGTAACCCCCAGCCTGCCCAAGCATCGCAGCAGCCCCAGCGGCCTGCCGCGCCGGTCGCTTCGGCAGGCGGTTGGCGTGAGCCGAATGCACCGGGTTTCTCCCAGCCGCAGGCTGCGCAACCGGGTTTTGGCGCCGCGCCGGCTCGGGGTGGTGCCAGCAGCTTCCTTGGCGGTGCGATGCAGACCGCCGCCGGCGTGGCCGGTGGTGTGTTGCTGGCACAAGGCATCAGCAGCCTGTTCAACCACCATTCGCAGCCTGAAGAGGTGGTCGAGGTGATCAGGGAAGAGCCGGCGCCGGCCAGTGATACCGGTGGCTGGAATGACCAGGACGCGCAGCCGCAGGTGGCCGACAACGGTGGCTGGGGCGCTGATCAAGGTGGGTACGCCGATACCGATTACGGCAGCGATGATGGCGGCTTCTTCTCGGACGACGACACCTTCGTCTGATCGCTCTGGCATACTGCTGGCATTTCCGGGGGCGCACTGCGCCTCCTCAGCCGAGGGTATGTAGTGAAGAAAATCGCACTGTTCGCCGATGTGCAAAACCTCTACTACACCGTGCGCCAGGCCCATGGCTGCCACTTCAACTACACCGCGCTGTGGTCGGAAGTCAGCCGCGAGGGTGAGATCGTCGAGGCGGTGGCCTATGCCATCGACCGGGGGGACAGCAAACAGCAGCAGTTCCAGCAGATCCTGCGCAACCTTGGTTTCGACGTGCGCCTCAAGCCGTTCATCCAGCGCAGCGATGGATCGGCCAAGGGTGACTGGGATGTGGGGATAACCCTGGATGTGATCGATGCCGCCAGCCGTGTCGACCAGGTGGTGCTGGCTTCGGGTGATGGTGATTTCGACCTGCTGCTGGAGCGAGTGATTCAGCGCCATGGCGCCGAGGCGGTGGTCTACGGCGTGCCGGGTTTGACCGCCATGTCGCTGATAAGAGCGGCCAGCCGCTATGTGCCGATCGAAGGGCGTTTGCTGTTGAAGCATTGAGGGTTGCTGGCGCCTGAGCGCCATTGCGCCGCATGCCCCTGCCATGACGCAAATTGTGCCGCCCAATTAATCCTGTTTTGTAACTTAATCTTGGCGGCGAGGCTCCCTAAACTCATTCCCCCGTAAACGGATTTCGAGTTTTGCCATGCCTGCCTCCCGCCGCTTCCCGATAGTGTTGATCGGTGCTTTCCTGGCCTTGTACCTGGTCTGGGGCTCCACCTACCTTTTCATCCGCATCGGTGTGGCGTCCTGGCCGCCGATGCTGATGGCCGGGGTGCGATTCCTTATCGCCGGGGGCCTGCTCTATGGGTTTTTGCGCTGGCGTGGGGTGCCGGCGCCGACCTGGCCGCAATGGCGTGCGGCAGGTGCGGTGGGTTTTCTGCTGCTCAGTTGCGGCAATGGTGGCGTAACGGTTGCAGAGCATGCTGGCGTTGCCTCCGGCGTCGCTGCGCTGGCCGTGGCCACGGTGCCGCTGTTTACCTTGGTGTTTGGCCTGCTGTTCGGCCATCGCAATTCGCGCCTGGAGTGGGCGGGCATCGTCCTCGGGCTGGTTGGCATCGGCCTGCTCAACCTTGGCTCTAACCTGCAGGCCAGCCCCATCGGGGCGGCGCTGATCCTGTTTGCGGCTGCCGCCTGGGCGTTCGGGTCGGTCTGGAGCAAGAGCCTGCCGCTGCCCCAAGGCCCCATGGCCAGTGCGGCCGAGATGCTGGTCGGTGGCGCGGTATTGTTGCTGGGCAGCGCCCTGTCGGGTGAGCGCATGACCCAGATGCCCACAGCGGCAGGCTGGGGAGCATTGGCTTACCTGGTGTTGTTCGGCTCGATCCTGGCATTCAGCGCCTACATGTACCTGCTCAAGCATGTGCGCCCGGCGGCGGCCACCAGCTATGCCTATGTCAACCCGGCGGTGGCGGTGTTGCTTGGTATCGTCTTTGCCGGTGAGCAGATCGGCGCAGAGGAATGCCTGGCGATGGCGGTGATCATCAGCGCCGTGGTGCTGATCGGCCTGCCGCAGTGGCGCAAGCCCGCGCTGCCTGCTGCATCGCTTGAAGGCGAAACCTGCAAGTAGGTCGGGGTGTTGCGGTAAACTTGCCGCCTTCGCTGAACCCCCTGACGGTATTGCCATGAATTTCGCCAAACTCGGCCTGATCGAACCGTTGCTGCGCACCCTGCAGCAACTGGACTACACCACCCCAACCCCGGTCCAGGCCCAGGCCATCCCCGCCGTGCTGGCCGGCCGCGACCTGATGGCCGCGGCTCAGACCGGCACCGGCAAGACTGCAGGCTTTGCACTGCCTGTGCTGCAGCGCCTGGCCCTGGAAGGGGAAAAGGTCGCCAGCAACTCGATCCGTGCGCTGGTGTTGGTCCCGACCCGCGAACTGGCCGAGCAGGTGCACAACAACGTGCGCGAATATGCCGAAAACCTGCCGCTGAGCACCTACGCGGTGTATGGCGGGGTCAGCATCAACCCGCAGATGATGCGCCTGCGTCGCGGTGTCGACCTGCTGGTGGCTACCCCGGGGCGCCTGCTCGACCTGTTCCGCCAGAACGCGGTGAAGTTCAACCAGGTGCAAACCCTGGTGCTGGACGAAGCTGACCGCATGCTCGACCTGGGTTTTGCCGAAGAGCTGCAGTCGGTGTACGCGGCACTGCCGCGCAAGCGCCAGACGCTGCTGTTCTCCGCCACCTTCTCCGACCAGATCCGCATGCTGGCAGGCCTGGCGCTCAATGACCCGCTGAGCATCGAGGTCAGCCCGCGCAACGCTGCTGCCACCACGGTCAAGCAATGGCTGGTGCCGGTGGACAAGAAGCGCAAGGTCGACCTGTTCTGCCATCTGCTGCGCAAGCAGCGCTGGACGCAGGTATTGGTGTTCGCCAAGACGCGCAACGGCGTTGACCAGCTGGTGGAGCGGCTGCTGGGCGAGGGGGTGAACGCCGACGGCATTCACGGCGACCGCCCGCAAGCTACGCGCCAGCGCGCGCTGGACAGCTTCAAGGCCCGTGAGGTCCAGGTACTGGTCGCCACCGACGTCGCCGCCCGCGGCCTGGACATCGATGACCTGCCGTTGGTGGTCAACATCGACCTGCCGATCGTCGCCGAGGATTACGTGCACCGTATTGGCCGCACCGGGCGTGCGGGTAACAAGGGCGAGGCAATCTCGCTGGTGTGCGCCGATGAAGTGCAGCAGTTGGCAACGATCGAGACGCTGATTCGCCAGACCTTGCCGCGCCACGAAGAACCGGACTTCATCCCCGATCACCGGGTGCCGATGACCGATGCCAGTGGCCAGGTGATCAAGAAGCCGAAAAAGCCCAAGAAGCCGAAAGAGAACAGTGCCAAGCGCGGGCTGGGGCGCTGGATGGACAGTGGCGACGAGGCTCCGGTCAAAGCGGTGCGCAAAGTGCCGAGCTTCAACACCGGCCCGAAAAAGCGCAAGCCCTGAGGTATTGGGGCCGCCAAGCGGCCCCGCACCCTGTCAGGCAGAACGCGCCAGCCAATCGGCCGCCGCCCGCCCAGCGCGCAACCCACTGGCAAAGCACGCCGTCAACAGGTACCCCCCGGTCGGCGCTTCCCAGTCCAGCATCTCGCCGGCGCAGAACACCCCGGGCATACCCTTGAGCATCAACCCCTCATCCAGCCCCTCGAAGCGCACGCCACCGGCACTGCTGATCGCCTCGTCCAGCGGCCGGGTGCGTACCAGCGTGATCGGCAGCGCCTTGATCGCTCGCGCCAGCGCGGCCATATCGGCAAACGTCGCCTGATCGGTCAGTTCACGCAGCAGTGCCGCCTTCACCCTGTCGATGCCCAGCTGGCTATGCAGGTGCTTGGCCATCGACCGTGAACCGCGCGGTTTGGCCAGGGCCTGGGCAATTTTGTCCACAGGCTTGTCCGGCAGCAGGTCGAGCAGCAGCGTTGCCTGGCCTTTCTGGTTGATGGCTTCGCGCAGCGGTGCCGACCAGGCATACACCAGGCTGCCTTCAACCCCCTGTGCGGTGAGGATGAACTCGCCTTTGCGCGGCGCCTTACCGGGTACGCTCAGGGCAATGTTCTTCAGCGGCGCGCCGGCGAACTTGTCCTTGAGCAGCGCACTCCAGCCTGCCACTTCAAAACCGCAGTTGCTCGCCTGCAGCGGTGAGATATCCACAGCCCGCTCGGCCAGCAGGGGCTGCCAGGCGCCATCCGAGCCAAGCCTGGCCCAGCTGCCACCACCCAACGCCAGTACCAGCACGTCGGCCTTGACGTTCAATTCACCCTGTGGATAACCGAGCCGCAGGGTGCCATCGAGATTCCACCCTAGCCAGCGGTGGCGGGTGTGGATAACTACCCCACGGTCGCGCAGGCGCTTGAGCCAGGCGCGCAGCAACGGCGCGGCTTTCATGTCGGTGGGGAACACCCGTCCCGAGGTGCCGACGAAGGTTTCGATGCCCAGGCCGTGAATCCACTGGCGCAGGGTATCGGCATCGAAGTCCTGCAGCAGCCGGCCAATCGCGTCCTGGCGCTCGGCATACCGGGCAACGAACTGTGGATAAGGTTCCGAATGGGTGATGTTCATGCCGCCGACACCTGCCAGCAGAAACTTGCGACCCACCGATGGCATGGCGTCGAACACCTGTACGGCTAGGCCTTGCTGGGCCAGCGCTTCGGCGGCCATCAAACCGGCAGGGCCCGCGCCGATGACAACGGCGAGGGGAGGGGATGCGGGGTGTAGATCGGGCATGGTGGGTGACGGGCTGTGGAAAAGTTGCCCATTCTAGCGCAGCAGGGCATAGGGAAGCACTGAACAAAAAATGATCAGCCTGCTGCAGGCCACGCGGGCATTGGGCTGCAGCCGCTTTCACTCAGCTTATCCACAAGCGGTTCCACAGTCATTGTGAACAACTGACGACCTTGGCCGCGCTGTGGTGAAGGATGCCGTGGCGCCGCGCCAGCGCTTGCCGGTCCTTGCTGTAGCCACCGCCGATCACCCCGACTACCGGGATATCCCGCCCCAGGCAGTGGCGCATGACATGTTCGTCGCGCGCAGCCAAGCCAGCATCGGTCAACTGCAGGTAACCCAGGGCATCGTCTTTGTGCACGTCCACCCCGGCGTCATACAGCACCAGGTCGGGTTGATACAGCGGCAGCAGGTAGTTGAGCGCGTCTTCCACCACCTTCAGGTAGGCGGCATCGCCCATGCCTCGCGGCAGCGGAATGTCCCAGTCGCTTTGCGCCTTGCCCGCCGGGAAGTTCTGTTCGCAGTGCAACGACACGGTGATGGCGTCCGGGGTGTCTTGCAGGATGCGCGCGGTGCCGTCGCCCTGATGCACGTCGCAATCGAAGATCAGTACCCGGTGCACCCGCCCGGCCTCGAGCAGGTAGTGGCTGATCACGGCCAGGTCATTGAAGATGCAGAAACCGGCAGGGTGGTCATGGTGGGCGTGGTGGGTACCGCCGGCCAGGTGGCACGCAAGGCCATGCTGCAGCGCCATTTCAGCGGCCAGCAGCGAGCCGCCCACCGCACGCACGGTGCGCCGCGCCAAGGCCTCGCTCCAGGGCAAGCCCAGGCGGCGCTGGTCCTCGCGCGACAGCTCGCCGTGCATGTAACGCTCGATGTAGTCGCGGTCGTGGGCCAGGGCGAGGATGTCGTTGGGGCAGATTTCCGGGCGCAGCAACGCCTGGTCGGTCGTCAGCCCGCTTTCGACCAGGTGGTCGCGCAGCAGGCGGAACTTGTCCATGGGGAAGCGATGCTCGGGTGGAAACTCCGGGCTGTAGTCATCGTGGTAGATCAGCGGCAACGGCATGGTGGGTTCGCAATCGGGGCCAGTGCTGATCTTGCCAGTTGTTGGGTTGTGGGTAAAAGTGCTGTGCCGCGCCTACGCTTGAACCTGTAGCACGGCAAAACCGGAGCACGCCCCATGACCCCCATCCTTGAACTGGAAAGCGCCCGCCTGGTGTTGCGCCAATGGCGTGACGACGACCTGCGCGAGTTCGCCGCCATGAGCGCCGACCCGCAGGTGATGCGTTATTTTCCAGCGCCCATGACGCGGCTGGAGGCGGCGGCACTGATCGGTAGGATCCGTGGCCATTTCAACGAATACGGCTTCGGCCTGTGGGCCCTGGAGCGCAAGGACAGCGGCGCCTTCATCGGCATGACCGGCCTGCTCAACGTCAACTTCGATGCGCCGTTCACCCCGGCCGTGGAAATCGGCTGGCGCCTTGCCCGGCGGCACTGGGGCCTGGGCTTTGCCAGCGAGGCGGCGTGGACCTGCCTGCGGTGTGCGTTCGCCCAATTGCGCCTGGAGGAGGTGGTGTCGTTCACGACCGAGGCCAACCTGCCGTCGCAGAAGGTCATGCAGGCCATCGGCATGGTGCAGGACCTGCAAGGCAGCTTCGACCACCCACGCCTGCCCGAGGGGCACCCGCTGCGGCCCCACGTGCTCTACCGCATCGACCGGCCCCGCTGGGAGCAGACCCTGCGCGCTGAATGAGCGGTCATGCGCGGTGCCGATGACAAACCCTGTATCATTTGCCTTCATGAAAGCGCCGTAGAGCTGTGATGTCTTGCTAGGAGAACCCCCGATGAGTCATGTGTTGGACGACCTGGTCGACCTGTTGAGCCTCGAATCGATCGAGGAGAACCTGTTCCGTGGACGCAGCCAGGACCTGGGCTTCCGCCAGCTGTACGGTGGCCAGGTGCTGGGCCAGTCGCTGTCGGCGGCTAGCCAGACGGTCGAGGACGCGCGTCATGTGCATTCGCTGCACGGCTACTTCCTGCGCCCGGGCGATGCCAGCCTGCCGGTGGTCTATTCGGTCGACCGTGTGCGCGATGGCGGC harbors:
- a CDS encoding YciC family protein → MNPLSVFRDSLYFFRRHLANIIALCLPLIVLEALVTQLMMRQLGDQASLSYSMLVSLLFYPLYSAALILYLDTRSNGQDIPKRELFARAMQLWPQMALLIMISSLLILAGLMLLVFPGVWIMINLVFAEYLLVLRGLPVVQSMRESARMTTGHFMRIMLCVFGVLAPIWLIDGLLLIAFPEPAPALELATASLLGFLQLFSTVVLYRLFMLLESKSDT
- a CDS encoding DUF2076 domain-containing protein, yielding MNTEEQTLIDGLFGRIKQAEDPSQPRDAQAQARIEEHLREQPAAPYYMAQAILVQEAALKRLDEQNKQLEAELKQARAQAEASRNSSASSGGFLSSIFGNSGRNPQPAQASQQPQRPAAPVASAGGWREPNAPGFSQPQAAQPGFGAAPARGGASSFLGGAMQTAAGVAGGVLLAQGISSLFNHHSQPEEVVEVIREEPAPASDTGGWNDQDAQPQVADNGGWGADQGGYADTDYGSDDGGFFSDDDTFV
- a CDS encoding NYN domain-containing protein, whose protein sequence is MKKIALFADVQNLYYTVRQAHGCHFNYTALWSEVSREGEIVEAVAYAIDRGDSKQQQFQQILRNLGFDVRLKPFIQRSDGSAKGDWDVGITLDVIDAASRVDQVVLASGDGDFDLLLERVIQRHGAEAVVYGVPGLTAMSLIRAASRYVPIEGRLLLKH
- the yedA gene encoding drug/metabolite exporter YedA; this encodes MPASRRFPIVLIGAFLALYLVWGSTYLFIRIGVASWPPMLMAGVRFLIAGGLLYGFLRWRGVPAPTWPQWRAAGAVGFLLLSCGNGGVTVAEHAGVASGVAALAVATVPLFTLVFGLLFGHRNSRLEWAGIVLGLVGIGLLNLGSNLQASPIGAALILFAAAAWAFGSVWSKSLPLPQGPMASAAEMLVGGAVLLLGSALSGERMTQMPTAAGWGALAYLVLFGSILAFSAYMYLLKHVRPAAATSYAYVNPAVAVLLGIVFAGEQIGAEECLAMAVIISAVVLIGLPQWRKPALPAASLEGETCK
- a CDS encoding DEAD/DEAH box helicase, whose protein sequence is MNFAKLGLIEPLLRTLQQLDYTTPTPVQAQAIPAVLAGRDLMAAAQTGTGKTAGFALPVLQRLALEGEKVASNSIRALVLVPTRELAEQVHNNVREYAENLPLSTYAVYGGVSINPQMMRLRRGVDLLVATPGRLLDLFRQNAVKFNQVQTLVLDEADRMLDLGFAEELQSVYAALPRKRQTLLFSATFSDQIRMLAGLALNDPLSIEVSPRNAAATTVKQWLVPVDKKRKVDLFCHLLRKQRWTQVLVFAKTRNGVDQLVERLLGEGVNADGIHGDRPQATRQRALDSFKAREVQVLVATDVAARGLDIDDLPLVVNIDLPIVAEDYVHRIGRTGRAGNKGEAISLVCADEVQQLATIETLIRQTLPRHEEPDFIPDHRVPMTDASGQVIKKPKKPKKPKENSAKRGLGRWMDSGDEAPVKAVRKVPSFNTGPKKRKP
- a CDS encoding TIGR03862 family flavoprotein, yielding MPDLHPASPPLAVVIGAGPAGLMAAEALAQQGLAVQVFDAMPSVGRKFLLAGVGGMNITHSEPYPQFVARYAERQDAIGRLLQDFDADTLRQWIHGLGIETFVGTSGRVFPTDMKAAPLLRAWLKRLRDRGVVIHTRHRWLGWNLDGTLRLGYPQGELNVKADVLVLALGGGSWARLGSDGAWQPLLAERAVDISPLQASNCGFEVAGWSALLKDKFAGAPLKNIALSVPGKAPRKGEFILTAQGVEGSLVYAWSAPLREAINQKGQATLLLDLLPDKPVDKIAQALAKPRGSRSMAKHLHSQLGIDRVKAALLRELTDQATFADMAALARAIKALPITLVRTRPLDEAISSAGGVRFEGLDEGLMLKGMPGVFCAGEMLDWEAPTGGYLLTACFASGLRAGRAAADWLARSA
- a CDS encoding histone deacetylase, with the translated sequence MPLPLIYHDDYSPEFPPEHRFPMDKFRLLRDHLVESGLTTDQALLRPEICPNDILALAHDRDYIERYMHGELSREDQRRLGLPWSEALARRTVRAVGGSLLAAEMALQHGLACHLAGGTHHAHHDHPAGFCIFNDLAVISHYLLEAGRVHRVLIFDCDVHQGDGTARILQDTPDAITVSLHCEQNFPAGKAQSDWDIPLPRGMGDAAYLKVVEDALNYLLPLYQPDLVLYDAGVDVHKDDALGYLQLTDAGLAARDEHVMRHCLGRDIPVVGVIGGGYSKDRQALARRHGILHHSAAKVVSCSQ
- a CDS encoding GNAT family N-acetyltransferase; translation: MTPILELESARLVLRQWRDDDLREFAAMSADPQVMRYFPAPMTRLEAAALIGRIRGHFNEYGFGLWALERKDSGAFIGMTGLLNVNFDAPFTPAVEIGWRLARRHWGLGFASEAAWTCLRCAFAQLRLEEVVSFTTEANLPSQKVMQAIGMVQDLQGSFDHPRLPEGHPLRPHVLYRIDRPRWEQTLRAE